From the Microbacterium thalassium genome, one window contains:
- a CDS encoding nitroreductase family deazaflavin-dependent oxidoreductase has translation MKRLLGFLLVLVTLLALAVGAVITMVVVGVRSRDRRFIRAFTKFQRDVVNPEVLKTAGDAGQQFSVIEHVGRKTGKAYETPVGARRDGDGWVVSLVYGREASWVQNLLAAGSGVLHTDGRRHRVDGFEIVPIDSAPLPEDEAKAITFFGITEALRLHDAGEVDEASVPAADTAGEES, from the coding sequence ATGAAACGTCTCCTGGGATTCCTGCTGGTACTCGTGACACTGCTCGCCCTCGCGGTCGGCGCTGTCATCACGATGGTGGTGGTGGGGGTGCGCTCCCGAGATCGCCGGTTCATCCGCGCCTTCACGAAGTTCCAGCGCGACGTGGTCAACCCCGAGGTGCTGAAGACGGCCGGCGACGCCGGCCAGCAGTTCTCGGTCATCGAGCACGTCGGCCGCAAGACCGGCAAGGCGTACGAGACGCCGGTCGGTGCGCGGCGCGACGGCGACGGCTGGGTCGTCTCGCTCGTCTACGGCCGCGAGGCGTCGTGGGTGCAGAACCTGCTCGCTGCGGGCTCGGGCGTCCTGCACACGGACGGCCGGCGGCACCGCGTGGACGGCTTCGAGATCGTGCCGATCGACTCCGCGCCGCTCCCCGAGGACGAGGCGAAGGCGATCACGTTCTTCGGCATCACCGAGGCGCTGCGCCTGCACGACGCGGGCGAGGTCGACGAGGCATCCGTCCCGGCCGCCGACACCGCGGGCGAGGAGTCCTGA
- a CDS encoding intradiol ring-cleavage dioxygenase, producing MPHPQPDITPDGPRYEGRLLANPEEEVVDQGLRFDLGTLVTRRRALGFFAIGAGSLALAACAPAASSSTATTDAATGTATGGSTTTTTAAGEIPDETAGPYPGDGSNGPDVLEESGIVRQDIRTSTDGSVTAVGIPMTLTLSLIDMANGNIPFENVAVYAWHCDRDGNYSLYSDGVTNIDYLRGVQVADADGNVSFTSIFPACYTGRWPHIHFEVYPSVDDITDSANAIATSQVALPQDVCETVYATSGYESSVSNLAQLSLDTDNVFGDDGGELQLATVTGNTSSGYQVNLAVAVDTTTTPTAGSVGGGGQGGGGGQRP from the coding sequence ATGCCGCACCCCCAGCCCGACATCACGCCCGACGGGCCCCGCTACGAGGGCCGCCTGCTCGCCAACCCCGAGGAGGAGGTCGTCGACCAGGGTCTGCGGTTCGACCTCGGCACGCTCGTCACGCGTCGCCGCGCGCTCGGCTTCTTCGCGATCGGCGCCGGGAGCCTCGCGCTCGCCGCGTGCGCCCCGGCGGCGAGCTCGAGCACCGCGACCACCGACGCCGCGACGGGGACCGCCACCGGCGGCTCGACCACGACGACGACCGCCGCCGGCGAGATCCCCGACGAGACCGCAGGCCCCTACCCGGGTGACGGCTCCAACGGGCCCGACGTCCTGGAGGAGTCGGGCATCGTGCGTCAGGACATCCGCACGAGCACCGACGGATCGGTCACGGCCGTCGGCATCCCGATGACCCTCACGCTCAGCCTCATCGACATGGCGAACGGGAACATCCCCTTCGAGAACGTCGCCGTGTACGCGTGGCACTGCGACCGCGACGGCAACTACTCCCTCTACTCGGACGGCGTCACGAACATCGACTACCTGCGCGGTGTGCAGGTGGCCGATGCCGACGGCAATGTCAGCTTCACCAGCATCTTCCCTGCGTGCTACACCGGCCGCTGGCCGCACATCCACTTCGAGGTGTACCCGTCGGTCGACGACATCACCGACTCGGCGAACGCGATCGCCACCTCTCAGGTGGCGCTGCCGCAGGACGTGTGCGAGACCGTCTACGCGACGAGCGGCTACGAGAGCTCGGTGTCGAACCTGGCGCAGCTGTCGCTCGACACCGACAACGTCTTCGGCGACGACGGCGGCGAACTGCAGCTGGCCACGGTCACGGGGAACACCTCGAGCGGCTACCAGGTGAACCTCGCGGTCGCCGTCGACACGACCACCACGCCCACCGCCGGCAGCGTCGGCGGGGGCGGGCAGGGCGGCGGAGGCGGCCAGCGCCCGTAG
- a CDS encoding exodeoxyribonuclease III, which yields MRLATWNVNSIRARVDRIVDFAVRESVDVLAMQEIKCKVEQFPFEKFEEAGYHVEAHGFSQWNGVAIASREPIEDVETAFPAMPGFAKGHEGPDAPQEARAIGATVGGVKVWSLYVPNGRALGDPHYDYKLHWLTALEDYTRETLAASPDLPLALVGDFNIAPTDADNGDPSLVPGFSTHISQPEREAFAALEAAGVQDVVRPLVPTGFTYWDYKQLRFPRNEGLRIDFILGSQAFADAVAGAAIHRDERKGDGPSDHVPVVVDLDLEGQDDDDRPMIF from the coding sequence ATGCGCCTCGCCACCTGGAACGTCAACTCCATCCGCGCCCGCGTCGACCGGATCGTCGACTTCGCGGTGCGCGAGAGCGTCGACGTGCTCGCCATGCAGGAGATCAAGTGCAAGGTCGAGCAGTTCCCCTTCGAGAAGTTCGAAGAGGCCGGCTACCACGTCGAGGCGCACGGCTTCTCGCAGTGGAACGGCGTCGCGATCGCCAGCCGCGAGCCGATCGAGGACGTCGAGACGGCCTTCCCCGCCATGCCCGGCTTCGCGAAGGGCCACGAGGGCCCGGATGCCCCGCAGGAGGCCCGCGCGATCGGCGCGACCGTCGGCGGCGTGAAGGTGTGGAGCCTGTACGTCCCCAACGGCCGTGCCCTCGGCGACCCGCACTACGACTACAAGCTGCACTGGCTCACAGCGCTGGAGGACTACACGCGCGAGACCCTCGCGGCATCCCCCGACCTTCCGCTGGCGCTCGTCGGCGACTTCAACATCGCGCCGACGGATGCCGACAACGGCGACCCGTCGCTGGTGCCCGGCTTCTCGACCCACATCTCGCAGCCCGAGCGCGAGGCGTTCGCCGCGCTCGAGGCCGCCGGCGTCCAGGACGTCGTGCGACCGCTGGTGCCGACCGGCTTCACGTACTGGGACTACAAGCAGCTGCGCTTCCCCCGCAACGAAGGGCTGCGCATCGACTTCATCCTGGGCTCGCAGGCCTTCGCGGATGCCGTCGCCGGCGCCGCCATCCACCGCGACGAGCGCAAGGGCGACGGCCCGAGCGACCACGTGCCGGTGGTCGTCGACCTGGACCTCGAGGGCCAGGACGACGACGACCGCCCCATGATCTTCTGA
- a CDS encoding TetR/AcrR family transcriptional regulator, whose protein sequence is MPRRTATAEGRARSGGRLSREAIVDAAVALADRDGLGAVSMRRLAQELEVDPMSIYHHVRDKDALLVAMTDAVLARIEDADPGLDAPWTERLRAHIMAARRAVSGHPWAARILADQTDASPAVLRRLDQMLGIMRSGGCSVDLGHHAVHLLGSRLLGFSQDLFDDSERPQDEGPSPEQLAQWAVALPHVAELAMAASHAGPLGGCDDEFEFAFAVDVLLEGLERRRVAESGA, encoded by the coding sequence ATGCCCCGCCGCACCGCCACCGCCGAGGGCCGCGCGCGCAGCGGCGGGCGGCTCAGCCGCGAGGCGATCGTCGATGCGGCGGTCGCCCTGGCCGATCGCGACGGTCTCGGTGCGGTGAGCATGCGACGTCTCGCGCAAGAGCTCGAGGTCGATCCCATGTCGATCTACCACCACGTGCGCGACAAGGACGCCCTGCTGGTCGCGATGACGGATGCCGTGCTCGCCCGCATCGAGGACGCCGACCCGGGCCTCGATGCGCCGTGGACCGAGCGCCTGCGAGCGCACATCATGGCCGCGCGCCGAGCGGTGTCCGGCCATCCGTGGGCCGCGCGCATCCTGGCGGATCAGACGGATGCGTCGCCGGCCGTGCTGCGGCGCCTCGACCAGATGCTCGGCATCATGCGGTCGGGCGGCTGCTCGGTCGATCTCGGCCACCACGCGGTCCACCTGCTCGGCAGCCGCCTGCTGGGATTCAGTCAGGACCTCTTCGACGACTCCGAGCGCCCGCAGGACGAGGGGCCGTCGCCGGAGCAGCTCGCGCAGTGGGCCGTGGCGCTCCCGCACGTCGCCGAGCTGGCGATGGCCGCGAGTCACGCGGGCCCGCTGGGCGGCTGCGACGACGAGTTCGAGTTCGCGTTCGCGGTCGACGTCCTGCTCGAGGGCCTCGAGCGGCGCCGCGTCGCAGAGTCCGGCGCCTGA
- a CDS encoding nitroreductase family deazaflavin-dependent oxidoreductase, with protein sequence MDDITTQTARPKRATSLPPRWIIRGFWVGHRALLRATGDRVGLAAPAPGGRFGMLRLRTLGRRSGQEREAVIGYAEDGANIVTLAMNGWGAAEPAWLLNLRAHPEAHVDLVGGETRRVRAREATGDERDRLWALIDGYEGYGDLEAMPALRGTPTAVVVLEPAD encoded by the coding sequence ATGGACGACATCACCACGCAGACCGCCCGCCCGAAGCGAGCCACGTCGCTGCCGCCGCGGTGGATCATCCGGGGCTTCTGGGTCGGCCACCGCGCGCTGCTGCGCGCGACCGGCGACCGCGTCGGTCTGGCCGCCCCCGCGCCCGGCGGCAGGTTCGGCATGCTGCGCCTGCGCACGCTCGGACGCCGCAGCGGCCAGGAGCGCGAGGCGGTCATCGGCTACGCCGAGGACGGCGCGAACATCGTCACGCTCGCGATGAACGGGTGGGGCGCCGCCGAGCCGGCGTGGCTGCTCAATCTGCGGGCGCACCCCGAGGCGCACGTGGACCTCGTCGGCGGCGAGACCCGCCGCGTGCGGGCCCGCGAGGCGACCGGCGACGAGCGCGACCGGCTGTGGGCGCTCATCGACGGGTACGAGGGATACGGCGACCTCGAGGCGATGCCCGCGCTGCGCGGGACGCCCACCGCGGTCGTGGTCCTCGAGCCCGCCGACTGA
- the pntB gene encoding Re/Si-specific NAD(P)(+) transhydrogenase subunit beta, which produces MTAASIATAAYIVAALLFILSLAGLSRHDTARRGVTYGIVGMAIALAATIWLTLTASWGEPQAPLGLAFLVIAMVAGAAIGLWRARVVEMTGMPELIALLHSFVGLAAVLVGWNGALYDTGLEGALADIHHAEVFIGVFIGAVTFTGSIVAFLKLSARMSSKPLVLPGKNVLNLGALIAFVALTVWYVITPELWLLVIVTVLALALGWHLVASIGGGDMPVVVSMLNSYSGWAAAAAGFLLNNDLLIVTGALVGSSGAYLSYIMCRAMNRSFISVIAGGFGIEAPKKGEDEVGEHREVDADTVAEMLAGAQSVVITPGYGMAVAQAQYPVAELTERLRERGVNVRFGIHPVAGRLPGHMNVLLAEARVPYDIVLEMDEINDDLADTSVVLVIGANDTVNPAAAEDPGSPIAGMPVLRVWEADNVIVFKRSMASGYAGVQNPLFFRENAAMLFGDAKDRVEDILRSL; this is translated from the coding sequence ATGACCGCCGCATCGATCGCCACCGCGGCGTACATCGTCGCCGCGCTGCTGTTCATCCTGAGCCTCGCCGGCCTCAGCCGTCACGACACCGCGCGCCGCGGCGTCACCTACGGCATCGTCGGCATGGCGATCGCCCTCGCCGCCACCATCTGGCTCACGCTCACGGCGTCGTGGGGCGAGCCGCAGGCGCCGCTCGGCCTGGCGTTCCTCGTCATCGCGATGGTCGCCGGCGCCGCGATCGGACTGTGGCGCGCGCGCGTCGTCGAGATGACCGGGATGCCCGAGCTCATCGCGCTGCTGCACTCGTTCGTGGGTCTCGCGGCCGTGCTCGTCGGATGGAACGGAGCCCTCTACGACACCGGACTCGAAGGCGCGCTGGCCGACATCCACCACGCCGAGGTGTTCATCGGCGTCTTCATCGGCGCCGTGACCTTCACCGGGTCGATCGTGGCGTTCCTCAAGCTCTCGGCGCGCATGTCGTCCAAGCCGCTCGTGCTGCCGGGCAAGAACGTCCTGAACCTGGGGGCCCTGATCGCGTTCGTCGCCCTCACGGTCTGGTACGTCATCACGCCCGAGCTGTGGCTGCTCGTGATCGTGACGGTCCTGGCGCTCGCGCTCGGCTGGCACCTGGTCGCCTCGATCGGCGGCGGCGACATGCCGGTGGTCGTCTCGATGCTCAACAGCTACTCGGGCTGGGCGGCCGCCGCGGCGGGCTTCCTGCTGAACAACGACCTGCTGATCGTCACCGGCGCGCTCGTCGGCTCGTCGGGTGCGTATCTGTCGTACATCATGTGCCGTGCGATGAACCGGTCGTTCATCTCGGTGATCGCCGGCGGCTTCGGCATCGAGGCGCCCAAGAAGGGCGAGGACGAGGTCGGCGAGCACCGCGAGGTCGACGCCGACACCGTCGCCGAGATGCTCGCGGGCGCCCAGAGCGTCGTCATCACGCCCGGCTACGGCATGGCGGTGGCCCAGGCGCAGTACCCCGTCGCGGAGCTCACCGAGCGACTGCGGGAGCGCGGTGTGAACGTGCGGTTCGGCATCCATCCGGTCGCCGGTCGCCTTCCCGGCCACATGAACGTGCTGCTGGCCGAGGCGCGCGTGCCCTACGACATCGTGCTCGAGATGGACGAGATCAACGACGACCTGGCCGACACCTCGGTCGTGCTCGTGATCGGCGCCAACGACACCGTGAACCCCGCCGCCGCAGAGGACCCGGGCAGCCCCATCGCCGGCATGCCGGTGCTGCGGGTGTGGGAGGCCGACAACGTCATCGTCTTCAAGCGATCGATGGCTTCGGGCTACGCGGGCGTGCAGAATCCGCTGTTCTTCCGCGAGAACGCGGCGATGCTGTTCGGCGACGCGAAGGACCGTGTGGAGGACATCCTCCGGTCGCTCTGA
- a CDS encoding Re/Si-specific NAD(P)(+) transhydrogenase subunit alpha: protein MTRIGIVAEASGENRVAATPATVAKIIALGYEVAVEAGAGAASSFPDAAFADAGATVTDGDTAWSSDVVLKVNPPTPAEIDRLADGATLIGLLSPALRPDLVEALATRGITALAMDAVPRISRAQSMDVLSSMANISGYRAIVEASHEFGRFFTGQVTAAGKVPPAKVLVAGAGVAGLAAIGAASSLGAIVRATDPRPEVADQVRSIGGEYLEVIVADEDKQVSADGYAKATTEAYDRRAAEIYSEQAADVDIIVTTALIPGRQAPRLITAADVASMQPGSVIVDMAAAQGGNVEGSVAGERIVTDNGVIILGYTDLAGRLPAQASQLYGTNLVNLLKLLTPAKDGELTIDFEDVVQRSVTVVRDGESTWPPPPVQVSAAPKPAADAAAEASPVKKSWLTPGVKTGLIALGIAALFLVSAVAPAPLPQHLTVLTLSVVVGFYVISKVTHALHTPLMSVTNAISGIIIVGAIVQLTAPELPVQILAGIAVLVASINVFGGFAVTRRMLAMFQKGATR from the coding sequence ATGACGCGCATCGGCATCGTGGCCGAGGCGAGCGGTGAGAACCGCGTCGCCGCCACCCCTGCCACCGTCGCCAAGATCATCGCCCTCGGGTACGAGGTCGCGGTCGAAGCGGGGGCGGGAGCCGCCTCCTCGTTCCCCGACGCAGCCTTCGCGGATGCCGGCGCCACGGTCACCGACGGCGACACAGCCTGGTCGTCCGATGTCGTGCTGAAGGTGAACCCGCCGACGCCCGCCGAGATCGACCGGCTCGCCGACGGGGCGACGCTCATCGGCCTGCTCTCGCCGGCGCTGCGTCCGGACCTCGTCGAGGCCCTCGCCACGCGCGGCATCACGGCTCTCGCGATGGACGCGGTGCCGCGCATCTCGCGCGCGCAGTCGATGGACGTCCTCAGCTCGATGGCGAACATCTCCGGCTACCGCGCGATCGTCGAGGCCTCGCACGAGTTCGGCCGCTTCTTCACCGGTCAGGTCACCGCGGCCGGCAAGGTGCCGCCGGCCAAGGTGCTCGTCGCGGGAGCCGGCGTCGCGGGGCTGGCCGCGATCGGCGCGGCGTCGAGCCTCGGCGCGATCGTGCGCGCCACCGACCCGCGTCCCGAGGTCGCCGACCAGGTGCGCTCCATCGGCGGCGAGTATCTCGAGGTGATCGTCGCCGATGAGGACAAGCAGGTCTCGGCCGACGGCTATGCCAAGGCCACCACGGAGGCGTACGACCGGCGCGCCGCCGAGATCTACTCCGAGCAGGCCGCCGATGTCGACATCATCGTCACGACGGCGCTCATCCCGGGCCGGCAGGCGCCGCGGCTGATCACCGCTGCGGACGTGGCGAGCATGCAGCCCGGCAGCGTCATCGTCGACATGGCCGCCGCCCAGGGCGGCAACGTCGAGGGGTCGGTCGCCGGCGAGCGCATCGTCACCGACAACGGCGTCATCATCCTCGGCTACACCGACCTCGCGGGGCGTCTGCCGGCGCAGGCGTCGCAGCTGTACGGCACGAACCTCGTCAATCTGCTGAAGCTCCTCACCCCCGCCAAGGACGGTGAGCTCACGATCGACTTCGAGGACGTCGTGCAGCGCTCGGTCACGGTGGTGCGCGACGGCGAGTCGACCTGGCCACCACCGCCGGTGCAGGTGTCGGCTGCACCGAAGCCCGCAGCGGATGCCGCGGCCGAGGCATCGCCGGTGAAGAAGTCGTGGCTGACGCCGGGGGTGAAGACCGGCCTCATCGCCCTGGGGATCGCGGCGCTGTTCCTCGTCAGCGCGGTCGCGCCCGCGCCGCTGCCGCAGCACCTCACCGTGCTGACGCTGTCGGTCGTGGTCGGCTTCTACGTCATCAGCAAGGTCACGCACGCGCTGCACACGCCCCTGATGAGCGTTACGAACGCCATCTCGGGCATCATCATCGTCGGCGCGATCGTGCAGCTGACCGCCCCTGAGCTGCCGGTGCAGATCCTCGCCGGGATCGCGGTGCTGGTGGCCAGCATCAACGTCTTCGGCGGCTTCGCCGTCACCCGCCGAATGCTCGCGATGTTCCAGAAGGGCGCCACCCGATGA
- the pyrE gene encoding orotate phosphoribosyltransferase, whose amino-acid sequence MTIASTSELELDRQNLIALIKGEAVFHGDFTLSSGKKASYYVDMRKLTLDHRAAPAIGRIMLDLIRDVDGIVAVGGLTLGADPIANAVMHESARTTTPLDAFVVRKEPKDHGRGRQVEGADVTGKRVVVVEDTSTTGQSALKAVEALRREGAEPVAVAVIVDRKTGAQAAVEAEGLEWLAAIDLDDLGLEPQ is encoded by the coding sequence ATGACCATCGCCTCCACCTCCGAGCTCGAGCTCGACCGCCAGAACCTCATCGCGCTCATCAAGGGCGAGGCCGTGTTCCACGGCGACTTCACGCTGTCCAGCGGCAAGAAGGCGTCGTACTACGTCGATATGCGCAAGCTCACGCTCGACCACCGCGCCGCGCCCGCGATCGGGCGGATCATGCTCGACCTCATCCGCGACGTCGACGGCATCGTCGCCGTGGGTGGGCTGACGCTCGGCGCCGACCCGATCGCCAACGCCGTCATGCACGAGTCGGCGCGCACCACGACGCCGCTCGACGCGTTCGTCGTGCGCAAGGAGCCCAAGGACCACGGCCGCGGCCGCCAGGTCGAGGGCGCCGACGTGACCGGCAAGCGCGTCGTCGTCGTCGAGGACACCTCGACCACCGGCCAGTCCGCGCTCAAGGCCGTCGAGGCGCTGCGCCGCGAGGGCGCCGAGCCGGTCGCGGTCGCCGTCATCGTCGACCGCAAGACCGGCGCGCAGGCCGCCGTCGAGGCCGAGGGCCTGGAGTGGCTCGCCGCGATCGACCTCGACGATCTGGGGCTCGAGCCGCAGTAG
- a CDS encoding GntR family transcriptional regulator: protein MAQDETVWVDDLLAGLDRTGPVPLYFQVSSTLEEAIRSGKLPAGARLENEIALGQRLGLSRPTIRRAIQELVDKGLLVRRRGIGTQVVQGGQVTRQVELTSLYEDLKGSHHEPSTTVLEHDVRPADETTASALGLPPGSDIVYLRRQRSTDKVPVAVLVNYLPMDFADITTQQLEERGLYQIMRNRGVTIRIANQKIGARRAEDDEAELLDLEPGGPVLTMERVAFDASGRAVEFGHHCYRPDMYSFETTLVAK, encoded by the coding sequence ATGGCGCAGGACGAAACGGTGTGGGTGGACGATCTGCTGGCGGGACTGGACCGCACAGGTCCCGTTCCGCTGTACTTCCAGGTGTCCAGCACGCTGGAAGAGGCCATCCGGTCCGGCAAGCTCCCCGCCGGCGCCCGCCTCGAGAACGAGATCGCGCTCGGGCAGCGGCTCGGCCTGTCACGCCCGACGATCCGCCGCGCGATCCAGGAGCTCGTCGACAAGGGCCTGCTGGTGCGCCGCCGCGGCATCGGCACCCAGGTCGTGCAGGGCGGGCAGGTCACCCGCCAGGTCGAGCTCACCTCGCTGTACGAGGACCTCAAGGGCTCGCACCACGAGCCCAGCACCACCGTGCTCGAGCACGACGTGCGCCCGGCCGACGAGACCACGGCGAGCGCCCTCGGCCTCCCCCCGGGATCCGACATCGTGTACCTGCGGCGGCAGCGCTCCACCGACAAGGTGCCGGTGGCGGTGCTGGTGAACTACCTGCCGATGGACTTCGCCGACATCACCACGCAGCAGCTCGAGGAGCGCGGTCTGTACCAGATCATGCGCAATCGCGGCGTGACGATCCGCATCGCCAATCAGAAGATCGGCGCCCGGAGGGCCGAGGACGACGAGGCGGAGCTGCTCGACCTGGAGCCGGGCGGACCCGTCCTGACGATGGAGCGGGTGGCGTTCGACGCGTCAGGACGCGCGGTCGAGTTCGGCCACCACTGCTACCGGCCCGACATGTACAGCTTCGAGACGACGCTCGTCGCGAAGTAG
- a CDS encoding sugar phosphate isomerase/epimerase family protein has translation MRLGLYNAILHDRPLPDALKVIADLGLTGIEINTGGFLPAVHVPTMDDILVSDAARDDFLGIFEGTGVEIAGLNCNGNPLHPNPVIGDKHSEDVRRAIRLAERLGQHRVVTMSGLPGGEPGSARPNWIVNAWNSGALDVLDYQWGIAADFWRETDRLARDHDVKVALELHPQNLVFNSADVHKLVELTGATNVGVELDASHLFWQQMDPVTVVRHLGSLVFHAAAKDVRINPEWAALNGVLDNSFRRLSPDEPRVNLGGDEWANEWPKNSAWDFVALGKGHDVEYWTEFLRALHEVDPEMMVNIEHEDVELGRIEGIKVAADVLKAADAALAESLVA, from the coding sequence ATGCGACTCGGACTGTACAACGCGATCCTCCACGACCGTCCCCTCCCCGACGCCCTGAAGGTGATCGCCGACCTCGGCCTCACCGGCATCGAGATCAACACCGGCGGGTTCCTCCCCGCCGTCCACGTCCCCACGATGGACGACATCCTCGTCAGCGACGCCGCCCGCGACGACTTCCTCGGGATCTTCGAGGGTACCGGCGTCGAGATCGCCGGCCTGAACTGCAACGGCAACCCGCTGCATCCGAACCCCGTCATCGGCGACAAGCACTCCGAAGACGTGCGCCGCGCGATCCGGCTGGCCGAGCGCCTCGGACAGCACCGCGTCGTGACGATGTCGGGTCTTCCCGGCGGCGAGCCGGGCAGCGCGCGGCCGAACTGGATCGTCAACGCCTGGAACTCCGGGGCGCTGGACGTCCTCGACTACCAGTGGGGGATCGCGGCCGACTTCTGGCGCGAGACCGACCGCCTGGCGCGAGACCACGACGTCAAGGTCGCGCTCGAACTGCACCCGCAGAACCTCGTGTTCAACTCGGCCGACGTCCACAAGCTCGTCGAGCTCACCGGCGCGACCAACGTCGGCGTCGAGCTCGACGCGTCGCACCTGTTCTGGCAGCAGATGGACCCGGTGACCGTCGTCCGCCACCTCGGCTCGCTGGTGTTCCACGCGGCCGCGAAGGACGTGCGCATCAACCCGGAGTGGGCGGCGCTCAACGGCGTGCTCGACAACAGCTTCCGCCGCCTCTCGCCCGACGAGCCCCGCGTCAACCTCGGCGGCGACGAGTGGGCGAACGAGTGGCCGAAGAACTCCGCGTGGGACTTCGTCGCGCTCGGCAAGGGCCACGATGTCGAGTACTGGACTGAGTTCCTGCGGGCGCTCCACGAGGTCGACCCCGAGATGATGGTCAACATCGAGCACGAGGACGTCGAGCTCGGCCGCATCGAGGGCATCAAGGTCGCCGCCGACGTCCTGAAGGCCGCCGACGCCGCGCTCGCGGAGTCGCTGGTGGCATAG
- a CDS encoding Gfo/Idh/MocA family protein, translating to MSTSSLGVAVIGAGMAGKAHAAAYRTAPTLFESILPPVRLVSIADVYEPAARAAATRYGYERHDTSWRAIAAADDIDVVSVVVANALHREIVEALLDAGKHVLCEKPLSDTIESAQAMADAAHAASSVARVGFTYRRAPGIAYIRELVQTGVLGSVHHVSGRYWADYAADPRAAMSWRFRGAPGTGALADVGSHVSYLMEFLGGDVTAVGGGRFSTVIAERPKPLGAVSGHGNASVSDEYETVENDDYATFNLSYASGAAGTVEVSRVAAGHPNGLILEVFGANGSARWEQERPSELQLFLSEGPAAQRGFRRVNLGNDHPYVAGGAPIDVAGVGFGQNEGFAFQARAFLEEVAGIPEADSLPRNASFDDGVHNMVMLDAVARSAALEGASVPIPTAVTATR from the coding sequence TTGTCGACCTCATCCCTCGGTGTCGCCGTCATCGGCGCCGGCATGGCCGGCAAGGCCCACGCCGCGGCCTACCGCACCGCCCCCACCCTCTTCGAGAGCATCCTGCCGCCCGTGCGGCTGGTCTCGATCGCCGACGTCTACGAGCCCGCCGCCCGCGCGGCCGCGACCCGCTACGGGTACGAGCGCCACGACACGTCGTGGCGGGCGATCGCCGCGGCCGACGACATCGACGTCGTGAGCGTCGTGGTCGCCAATGCGCTGCACCGCGAGATCGTCGAGGCGCTGCTGGATGCCGGCAAGCACGTGCTGTGCGAGAAGCCGCTGTCCGACACCATCGAGAGCGCGCAGGCGATGGCCGACGCCGCGCACGCCGCCTCCTCGGTCGCGCGTGTGGGCTTCACCTACCGCCGCGCCCCCGGCATCGCGTACATCCGCGAGCTCGTCCAGACGGGCGTCCTCGGCTCGGTCCACCACGTCAGCGGCCGGTACTGGGCCGACTACGCCGCCGACCCCCGCGCCGCGATGAGCTGGCGCTTCCGCGGCGCTCCCGGCACGGGTGCGCTCGCCGATGTCGGCAGCCACGTTTCGTACCTCATGGAGTTCCTCGGCGGAGACGTCACCGCCGTCGGCGGCGGCCGGTTCAGCACCGTCATCGCCGAGCGCCCCAAGCCGCTCGGCGCCGTCTCGGGCCACGGCAACGCCTCCGTCAGCGACGAGTACGAGACGGTCGAGAACGACGACTACGCCACCTTCAACCTGTCGTACGCGAGCGGCGCCGCCGGCACCGTCGAGGTCTCGCGCGTCGCGGCCGGCCACCCGAACGGCCTGATCCTCGAGGTCTTCGGGGCGAACGGCTCCGCACGCTGGGAGCAGGAGCGCCCGAGCGAGCTCCAGCTGTTCCTCAGCGAGGGCCCCGCCGCGCAGCGCGGCTTCCGTCGCGTCAACCTGGGCAACGACCACCCCTACGTCGCCGGCGGTGCGCCCATCGACGTGGCCGGCGTCGGGTTCGGCCAGAACGAGGGCTTCGCCTTCCAGGCCCGCGCTTTCCTCGAAGAGGTCGCCGGCATCCCCGAAGCCGACTCCCTGCCCCGCAACGCGTCGTTCGACGACGGCGTCCACAACATGGTCATGCTCGACGCGGTCGCCCGATCGGCCGCGCTCGAAGGCGCATCCGTCCCCATCCCCACGGCCGTCACGGCCACCCGCTGA